Proteins encoded within one genomic window of bacterium:
- a CDS encoding T9SS type A sorting domain-containing protein, with product ATPSFTASASPTPTATSTATNTATNTATRTATRTATNTATDSMTATPSLTATASPTPTATRTATSTATVTLTYTSTNSPTDSMTATPSLTASASPTPTATRTPTLTPTITNTPTITDTFTPTGSVTSTPTPDAALYLDANFFDPTKGPLGMDVRVDQAGNCKVMVFNIAGQQVLKLMDQDLAPGNYRVYWDGHNAEKALIGNGVYLVLVRQASGNTVKKVIVLK from the coding sequence GGCTACGCCGTCCTTCACCGCTTCGGCTTCGCCTACGCCGACGGCCACTTCGACCGCGACGAACACGGCCACGAATACCGCCACCCGGACGGCGACCCGAACGGCCACGAACACGGCGACGGATTCGATGACGGCCACGCCATCCCTCACCGCTACGGCCTCGCCCACGCCGACAGCTACCCGGACCGCCACCTCGACGGCCACAGTCACCCTGACCTACACCTCCACGAACAGCCCGACGGATTCGATGACGGCTACGCCGTCCCTCACCGCTTCGGCTTCGCCTACGCCGACAGCTACCCGCACCCCCACCCTGACGCCCACCATCACGAACACGCCGACCATCACCGATACCTTCACGCCGACCGGGTCGGTCACCTCGACCCCGACGCCGGATGCGGCGCTCTACCTGGACGCGAACTTCTTCGACCCCACGAAGGGGCCCCTGGGGATGGACGTACGGGTGGACCAGGCGGGGAACTGCAAGGTGATGGTCTTCAATATCGCCGGCCAGCAGGTCCTCAAGCTCATGGACCAGGACCTGGCTCCCGGCAACTACCGCGTCTATTGGGACGGGCACAATGCCGAGAAGGCCCTCATCGGTAACGGGGTCTACCTGGTGCTGGTGCGGCAGGCCTCCGGCAACACGGTCAAGAAGGTCATTGTCCTCAAATAA
- a CDS encoding FlgD immunoglobulin-like domain containing protein: MVRHHPIQPGQKPFGVLRALWIGSSLLLGLPVMASAQTYVGNQTAIDASFSINISAALVPQASFRFTMPGSGSHPVTSVWFNAATKNNSGSTGTYTVSIQTDSAGSPSGVTLGGGLFTYPTSGSSTTFVWYQTPIGPITLTSGSVYHLVVDGAAVTGASSSKYLILTSGSEPRSGIYPFGQLADPNSNTVTFNGVSSWIPMNQDPCFVLQFNDASFPDWGDPYDLTDPYYADSTDWSSQVFKVPAGPVFVNKIGVFVSRLTNPADNLYGSLVNLTAATTLGSVTILEPSVNTYNSWAEAGLAVPVSLNASDTYQLNFSSPGSNATTHYYVLQGASHGLPVTATNFDDLTYQGTAGYAQYALNNPPPAWTPIQGDDLGFRMAVFNTFTPTQTYTPTVSPTPTVTLSYTPTATPSPTATCSAPQAFGHDIAGLFKYQSGGTGLNSTRFVLSQPGVVSRIALNVAQSGGGQVRVALYDESGAAPNALLTQSVAVAAVNGWNLIDVPSVPLAAGNYWLAWQGQNGVQVTHDLGPSGQEAYRSLFPFGSFPASYTMTASGTWVWSIYALYCPTGGSNPTPTATPSCTPQAFGNPFSLGTAATEWAADGNSLNSSKFVLSTGGYLSAMALRTESSSNSVRMAVYSDNAGAPQSLLAQSVTVAPNGEWVTVGMPNIFMPPGTYWLAFQAQAGNNVEFQTGSAGDEAYRSPFAYGAFPVTFGLSISGNTRWAITALLCSGTAPTPTPSGTPTATPSLTATASPTPTASSTASFTATSTATMTATSTPTNTGTSTATDTATKTATNSATATATNTASSTATDTGTNTATWTATNTATATASPTSTATFTASSTATNSPTNTATNSATDTATSTATNSATATSTATWTATNTATSSATRTATSTASSTATNSATNTATNSATATPTATWTATDSMTATPSLTATASPTPTATSTATHTATSTATLTATATATSSATRTPTNSATNSATDTPTPTATFTATNTATFTASSTYTHTPIFTSTPTATPSRTGTNTATSTPTDTATYTPSNTPTNSPTATPSRTPTSTATATNSATATATRTATATTTDTATRTATNTATDSMTATPSLTASASPTPTATRTATSTPTVTLTYTATRTPTDSMTATPSLTASASPTPTATRTATSTATVTLTYTATRTPTDSMTATPSPTATASPTPTATRTPTLTPTITNTPTITDTFTPTGSVTSTPTPDAALYLDANFFDPTKGSLGMDVRVDQAGNCKVLVFNIAGQQVLKLADQDLAAGNYRFYWDGTNEPGAVVGNGVYFVLVRQASGNTVKKVIVLK; encoded by the coding sequence ATGGTCAGGCATCACCCTATTCAACCGGGTCAAAAGCCATTCGGGGTCCTAAGGGCCCTCTGGATCGGCTCGTCCCTTCTCCTGGGGCTCCCGGTGATGGCGAGCGCCCAGACCTATGTCGGGAACCAGACCGCCATCGATGCGTCCTTCAGCATCAACATCAGCGCCGCCCTGGTCCCCCAGGCTTCCTTCCGTTTCACCATGCCCGGGTCCGGAAGCCATCCGGTCACCTCGGTCTGGTTCAACGCCGCCACCAAGAACAACAGCGGCAGTACGGGCACCTACACCGTCAGCATCCAGACCGATTCGGCAGGATCCCCGAGCGGGGTGACCCTGGGAGGGGGGCTTTTCACCTATCCGACCAGTGGAAGCTCCACCACCTTTGTCTGGTACCAAACGCCCATCGGCCCCATCACCCTGACCAGCGGCTCGGTCTATCACCTGGTGGTGGACGGCGCCGCCGTCACCGGGGCTTCTTCCAGTAAATACCTCATCCTGACTTCGGGATCGGAGCCGCGTAGCGGCATCTACCCGTTTGGCCAACTGGCCGATCCCAATTCGAACACCGTCACCTTCAACGGGGTCAGCAGTTGGATCCCCATGAACCAGGACCCCTGTTTCGTCCTGCAATTCAACGACGCGTCTTTCCCCGATTGGGGGGATCCTTACGACTTAACGGATCCCTACTACGCCGACTCCACGGACTGGTCGTCCCAGGTCTTCAAGGTGCCCGCGGGGCCCGTCTTCGTGAACAAGATCGGGGTCTTCGTTTCTCGCCTGACGAACCCGGCCGACAATCTCTATGGTTCCTTGGTCAACCTCACGGCGGCCACCACCCTGGGGTCGGTGACCATCCTGGAGCCTTCGGTGAACACCTATAACTCCTGGGCGGAGGCCGGCCTGGCCGTTCCCGTTTCCCTGAACGCGTCCGATACCTACCAGTTGAATTTTTCCTCGCCGGGCTCCAACGCCACGACGCACTATTACGTGCTCCAGGGCGCCTCCCACGGCCTCCCGGTGACCGCGACCAATTTCGACGACCTGACCTACCAGGGCACCGCAGGTTACGCCCAATATGCCTTGAACAACCCGCCCCCGGCCTGGACCCCGATCCAGGGCGATGACCTGGGGTTCCGCATGGCGGTCTTCAACACCTTTACCCCGACCCAAACCTACACTCCCACGGTCTCCCCGACCCCGACCGTGACCTTGAGCTACACGCCCACCGCCACCCCGTCGCCGACGGCCACCTGCTCCGCGCCCCAGGCCTTCGGCCATGACATCGCGGGGCTGTTCAAGTACCAGTCGGGGGGGACGGGACTGAATTCAACGCGTTTCGTCCTGTCCCAGCCCGGGGTCGTGTCCCGCATCGCCTTGAACGTGGCCCAATCCGGCGGCGGCCAGGTCCGGGTTGCCCTTTACGACGAATCGGGGGCCGCGCCCAACGCCCTCTTGACCCAGTCCGTGGCGGTGGCCGCGGTCAACGGCTGGAACCTCATCGACGTGCCTTCCGTGCCCCTGGCGGCGGGGAACTATTGGCTGGCCTGGCAGGGCCAGAACGGCGTCCAGGTCACCCACGACCTGGGCCCCTCCGGGCAGGAGGCCTATCGCTCCCTGTTCCCCTTCGGCTCCTTCCCGGCGTCCTACACCATGACCGCTTCGGGTACCTGGGTCTGGTCCATCTATGCCCTTTATTGTCCGACCGGCGGATCCAATCCCACGCCCACGGCCACCCCTTCCTGCACGCCCCAGGCCTTCGGCAATCCCTTCAGCCTGGGGACCGCCGCCACCGAATGGGCGGCGGACGGGAATTCCCTCAACTCCTCCAAATTCGTCCTGTCCACGGGCGGATACCTGAGCGCCATGGCCCTGCGGACCGAATCGTCGTCCAACTCGGTGCGCATGGCGGTCTATAGCGACAACGCAGGGGCCCCCCAATCGCTCCTGGCCCAATCGGTCACAGTGGCGCCCAACGGCGAATGGGTGACCGTGGGGATGCCCAACATCTTCATGCCGCCGGGGACCTATTGGCTGGCCTTCCAGGCCCAGGCCGGGAACAACGTGGAATTCCAGACCGGGTCCGCCGGGGACGAGGCTTACCGGTCCCCCTTCGCCTATGGCGCCTTCCCGGTCACCTTCGGCCTATCCATTTCGGGGAACACCCGCTGGGCCATCACGGCCCTTTTGTGCTCCGGTACCGCTCCGACCCCCACCCCGAGCGGTACCCCGACCGCCACGCCGTCCCTCACCGCCACGGCTTCGCCGACGCCGACCGCGAGCTCCACGGCTTCTTTCACCGCGACGAGCACGGCTACGATGACCGCCACTTCCACGCCTACGAATACGGGCACTTCGACCGCCACGGATACGGCGACGAAAACGGCCACGAACAGCGCTACAGCCACCGCCACGAACACCGCCTCCTCGACGGCGACGGATACGGGTACGAACACGGCCACTTGGACTGCAACGAACACGGCCACCGCCACGGCTTCACCGACGTCAACCGCCACCTTCACAGCTTCTTCCACCGCGACGAATAGCCCCACAAATACGGCCACGAACAGTGCTACGGATACCGCCACTTCGACGGCCACGAACAGCGCTACGGCCACCTCGACAGCGACTTGGACCGCGACGAACACGGCCACTTCCAGCGCGACCCGAACGGCCACCTCCACGGCTTCTTCCACCGCGACGAATAGCGCCACAAATACGGCCACGAACAGTGCTACGGCCACCCCGACGGCGACTTGGACCGCGACGGATTCGATGACGGCTACGCCGTCCCTCACCGCTACGGCTTCGCCTACGCCCACCGCCACTTCGACGGCCACGCACACAGCTACTTCCACGGCGACCTTGACCGCGACGGCCACAGCCACTTCCAGCGCCACCCGGACGCCCACGAATAGCGCCACGAACAGTGCCACGGATACCCCCACCCCGACGGCCACTTTCACGGCGACGAATACCGCCACCTTCACCGCTTCGAGCACTTACACCCATACGCCGATCTTCACCAGTACGCCCACTGCCACGCCCAGCCGTACGGGCACGAACACCGCCACCTCGACCCCGACGGACACAGCCACTTACACGCCTTCCAATACCCCCACGAACAGTCCGACCGCCACCCCTTCCCGGACGCCCACTTCCACGGCGACGGCGACGAACAGCGCTACGGCCACCGCCACTAGGACGGCCACGGCGACCACCACCGATACGGCGACCCGAACAGCCACGAACACGGCGACGGATTCGATGACGGCCACGCCGTCCCTCACCGCTTCGGCTTCGCCTACGCCAACGGCTACCCGGACCGCTACCTCGACGCCCACAGTCACCCTGACCTACACCGCCACCCGCACCCCGACGGATTCGATGACGGCGACGCCGTCCCTCACCGCTTCGGCTTCGCCTACGCCGACGGCTACCCGGACCGCCACCTCGACGGCCACGGTCACCCTGACCTACACCGCCACCCGCACCCCGACGGATTCGATGACGGCGACGCCGTCCCCCACCGCTACGGCTTCGCCTACGCCGACAGCTACCCGCACCCCCACCCTGACGCCCACCATCACCAACACTCCGACCATCACCGATACCTTCACGCCGACCGGGTCGGTCACCTCGACCCCGACGCCGGATGCGGCGCTCTACCTGGACGCGAACTTCTTCGACCCCACGAAGGGGTCCTTGGGGATGGACGTAAGGGTGGACCAGGCGGGGAACTGCAAGGTCCTGGTCTTCAATATCGCCGGCCAGCAGGTCCTCAAGCTGGCGGACCAGGACCTGGCGGCGGGGAATTACCGATTCTATTGGGATGGGACCAACGAGCCCGGGGCCGTCGTGGGCAACGGTGTCTATTTCGTCCTGGTCCGGCAGGCCTCGGGCAACACGGTGAAGAAGGTGATCGTGCTGAAGTGA
- a CDS encoding fibronectin type III domain-containing protein, translating to MAVTITSKNPGDDRISVGWNATPQANVDANVYVATDPADFNTPDAIVVPADQANQLPGINDFTATVTGLTPGTNYYLMCEADGLESSMDSFTTTGNLPGPAPTVHLVPKGLLGDGPVWNAHPFEWILLKVQTVKISNPAQRLSGVPVEWKITSGAGHGVLKKAKTYSGMLGVARDLFICAKKGTVQITATSPLADNSVVLTVNIH from the coding sequence ATGGCCGTGACGATCACCAGTAAAAATCCGGGCGATGACAGGATCTCAGTGGGTTGGAATGCCACCCCGCAGGCCAATGTGGACGCGAATGTCTATGTGGCCACCGATCCGGCGGATTTCAACACGCCGGACGCCATCGTGGTCCCGGCGGATCAAGCGAACCAGTTACCAGGCATCAATGATTTCACCGCGACCGTGACCGGTTTGACCCCGGGCACGAACTATTATCTGATGTGCGAAGCCGACGGGCTGGAGAGCTCGATGGACAGCTTCACCACCACCGGAAATCTCCCGGGTCCCGCCCCGACCGTCCATCTCGTCCCCAAGGGTCTCCTGGGCGACGGGCCGGTCTGGAATGCCCATCCTTTCGAGTGGATCCTGCTCAAGGTCCAAACCGTGAAGATCAGCAATCCCGCCCAACGCCTGTCAGGTGTCCCGGTCGAATGGAAGATCACGTCGGGGGCGGGCCATGGGGTACTGAAGAAAGCCAAGACCTATTCGGGCATGCTGGGGGTGGCCCGGGACCTCTTCATCTGCGCAAAGAAGGGAACGGTACAGATCACGGCCACTTCTCCCCTGGCGGACAATTCGGTGGTACTGACGGTGAATATCCACTGA